GCTGTCGTGTGACATGAGCGTGGAGGGCGTGCACTTCCGGCGCGACTGGCTCTCCGCGCGCGAGATCGGGTGGCGGGCGGCGGCGGCGGCGCTGAGCGACCTGGCTGCGATGGCGGCGCGCCCCATCGGCGTACTCTGCTCGCTCGCGATCAGCGACGAAGATGCGCCGCGCTTCGCCGAGCACCTGATGGCCGGCGTTCGCGACGCCGCGGAGAGCGTGGGGGGAGTGCTGCTCGGCGGCGACCTCACGCGCTCCCTGGGGCCGATCGCGGTGGACGTCACCGTCGTCGGCGAGTGCCCATCTCCCGTCCTCCGCTCCGGCGCGCGGCCGGGCGACGAGGTGTGGGTGACGGGCGAGCTGGGCGGTTCGGCGGCGTACGTGGCCGCCCTCCTGCGCGACGCGCTGCCCGACGCGTCCGCGCGCCGGTGCTTCGCCGCGCCCGTCCCGCGCGTGCGCGAGGCGGCGTGGCTCCGATCCCGCGGCATCCCGAGTGCAATGATCGACAT
This region of Longimicrobiaceae bacterium genomic DNA includes:
- the thiL gene encoding thiamine-phosphate kinase, translated to MRLAPGAEFDLIRRFVPHPAAPGERGDVRVGPGDDCAVVAGDGIALSCDMSVEGVHFRRDWLSAREIGWRAAAAALSDLAAMAARPIGVLCSLAISDEDAPRFAEHLMAGVRDAAESVGGVLLGGDLTRSLGPIAVDVTVVGECPSPVLRSGARPGDEVWVTGELGGSAAYVAALLRDALPDASARRCFAAPVPRVREAAWLRSRGIPSAMIDISDGLAGDAAQIAAASGVAVVLETDAVPVHEAARTAADGAALALSGGEDYELCFCAAGGAVQPHASAFESETGVRLTRVGRVKAGAGVWRADGAGGRVPLGRGGYQHFGEGRE